The following proteins are co-located in the Pontiella desulfatans genome:
- a CDS encoding sulfatase-like hydrolase/transferase, producing the protein MALMLAVGLGGAARAAEQPNILFIAIDDMNDWTGFLGGHPAAQTPNMDRLARKGVNFSNAHCSAPGCSPSRNALLIGMEPFKSGHYAFYSEKVFTDEFRDRTTTLPELFKNNGYGMFASGKKRGQAA; encoded by the coding sequence ATGGCCTTGATGCTGGCAGTCGGACTGGGCGGTGCGGCTCGTGCCGCGGAACAGCCTAATATTCTGTTTATTGCCATTGATGATATGAACGACTGGACCGGTTTTCTGGGGGGGCATCCGGCGGCGCAGACGCCGAATATGGATCGCCTGGCGCGGAAGGGCGTCAATTTCAGCAATGCGCACTGTTCCGCGCCCGGGTGTTCGCCGAGCCGTAATGCACTGCTTATCGGCATGGAGCCGTTTAAGTCGGGGCATTACGCGTTTTATAGTGAGAAGGTGTTTACGGATGAGTTTCGTGACCGCACGACGACGTTGCCGGAACTGTTTAAAAATAATGGCTATGGAATGTTTGCTTCCGGGAAGAAAAGGGGTCAGGCCGCCTAA